CATTTAATTTTGGAAATCAAGGTCCGCTGTCCCTTATCATTTTAGATATAGATTATTTTAAAATCTTTAATGATAAAAACGGACACCTGCTGGGAAATGAGGTATTGATAAAGTTCGCTGGAGTAATTGACCATTCTTTAAGACCAGGTGATTTCTCTTTCAGGTTTGGCGGTGAAGAGTTTGTAGTGCTTTTACCTGATTCTTCCCTTCAACATGCAGAAATCCTGGCAGAGGCAATCAGGAAAAATGTTGAACAAGCCAGTTTTCCCGGAGAGGAAACGCAACCTGACGGAACTTTGACAGTAAGCATCGGGACTGCATGCACTGATCACCCTTCTATCAACAGTAAAAATGAACTTATTGAGGCTGCAGATCAGGCCCTTTATAAAGCTAAAAACTCAGGGAAAAATACAGTAGTTTCTTTTAAGGAGTTTGTAAGAATTGATTGAAATGACTTTTATTTTCGCATCGTTGGCCTTTGTCATGATGACTGCGTTAACAAGCAGGCCGTTATATAATCTTTCGATGAAAAATTATTGTAAGCGGGTTACGAATCAATATGGTTTCAATGTTTCCGATTTACACTATTCATATGACCAGATGATCTACTTCATCTCACTGCCTACCACGCTTCCTTATATAAAAGCGGCAGTGAAAGAAGATTTGATAATTGAACAGGATTATACCTCCTATTTTTATCCTGTACTTAAAGGAGTAAAAATTTCATTGGAGCATAACGGAGACAAACTGTATTTAGCCTATTTGCCAATCGGTAATTTCCGCCTTCCGCATTTAGATAAACTTCAGCAGGAAGGAAGTATTGATGAACAGGCATATTTAAAAATCAGTACAACTAAGCTGCTCCAACCTGACACACTTCAGGAAGTCCGGGATGAAGTATTCAAGCAGCTGCAGGTAGGCCGCTATTAAAGTTGAGGGTATATACCCTGAACAGATTTATTGTAAAGGCGTTAGTTAAAGATCATGATAAGGATCGAGCCGGCAATTAATTGCCGGCTCTATTCATATCATCAAAGTTATCAATGTCTGGTCTTCCAAGATCGCGATAAATCCATTTCTTCAATAGTGCAGCCCAGGAAATCATCAACAGATGGATCGAATTATTGATTAATACATATGAGAAATTCTTTTTTGCAATGCCAGTATTCAACACTAGCATATCAATCAATTTTGAAAAAGCGGCAGTAACTAAAATTCCCTTCCTGCCTGAATCGTTTTTAATAAATACTGCAGTGGCTAACGATAAGAGGAAATAGTAAAGCGGTGCTACTTTGAAATGTTCCTTCCAGCTATGCCACCTGCCCCGGCCAAATCTGAACTTGCTGAAAAATGACACAGAGTACATTAAATTGAACCCACTGACAAGAATGGATAGAAATAAAGAGCCAAATAGGAACAAAGGATTCTTCTTTTTTAGCTGAGAGTACCAAAAATCATTTATATAAAAAAATACCGGGATCAAGGTAATCGTATATTTTGTTTTCCACCAATTGTTTTGATGTATAGCCAATTTCAAAAATAATCTTTCAATTCCAGCGAAGTATATGGCGAATAAGGCTTTCCCTTTCCAGCCAACCTTAAATACTGTAATGAACACAGCTGTGAAAGGAACAAATATAGCTTGTGAAAGAATTGCACCAAAAAAGTTGTCCAGGTCCTTATTAAGGAACATTTTTGGTTTGTATCGATAAGCTTTGAAAATGCTCAATACGAAGTACTCAAAGACAAAACAAAGTCCTATTCCGGACAGAAGCAAGATGAATAGCCTCTTTCTGTCCTTCTTTTTATAGATAGTAAACACTAGCAAGCAAGAATGAAAGATGAAAAGAATGACAAATGGTATATAGTTTTTATTCCTTTTCATATCACTGCTCTCACCTACGCTAACTTCATTGTTTATTCATCTTAAGATTGACATTCAAGAAGAGTAATATACCAGGCGGATTTAAAAAAAGCCCACGCTGATTTGGGCTTCTTTTGCAGTAGTTATCATAAATCAATCTTGCCAATAAAATTCAGGTCTTCCGCATTATAAATACTTGAAGGTTCCTCAAGTATTTTTTTTACATCACTTAAAGTATCTTTTAAACTTACACTCACACCTTTTTTCCCTGTATAAGGCTCAGCTACGTAAAAAGGCTGAGTCAAATACGCCTCAAGCTTCTCTCCCTGCTCGTAAACCTGCAGTTCGGAGGCCGGGAGCCGGCCGAGACCGTGCACTGTTACAATCGAACGTAATTCCCGGTAGCGGCGAAGGAGCTTTTGTGCTTTTTGCTGTATACTGTGGTGTACAGGGTCTAAATATGATCCTTCCAGGATGGAAGATGTTGAGTAGATTGGGTTAACCGCAGGATATTTGTGTCTGGCCGCCAGGTCGGCATCAAATTGCCATAATGTATCAAGTGGACCATATGGAAGGTTATCATCAACCGCCTCTCCTTTAAGATCAAGCAGGAATGTCGTTATTTCTGTCATTCCCTTTCCATCCAGCATTTCAAGAAGCGTGAACATTTCTCCTGTTAAAACATAGGAACGATCCGCTGTAAGTACGAAATGTTTGGCCTTGCCAGCAGATTCCATCATTTTATAGACTTCATCTATATTCTCCGCAACAAAATCTACGTTATCAAGAATATCGTCAATTTCAGGATGATTACCTTTTGGTTTTATAAGGATATTTATATAGCCATCATTTTTCAACCTGTGCAGCATCTCAGCTAATACCACTAATTGGCCCATGCCTGGACGCGCTACCAAACCCACTGTCCCTCCTTTAGCGATTGGAGCAAATAAATCTAACGTTTTGATACCAGTCTCAATCATCTCCACACTCTCCCCTCTTAAAATCAATTCATCAAGACTGCAGCCTGCAAGTTCAGCGAGTGCCACTATCGTCCGTACCTCTGCTCTGCCAACGGGAATTTTTCCCGTAGTAAGATTTGAAACAGTAGCGGGTCGGAGGCCAACAGATTTTGCTGCAGTCGTAAGGTTTGGAACACGCTTTCTCAATAAACCGACATTCAATCTGATTTTTTCCAACACTTCCACCTCCTTACTTTATAGAGTAAATTTATTTACCTTAAAAAGCAACAACAATTTACGGTTAAACGTATTTTATTTACTTCATATTGAATTTTTAATATTAATAACATAAAATCGACAAAAATAATTATAAAATACAGAGTTATTTTTGAGGTTTAGAAAAATGAGAATCTTAAACAGCTTTAGAAGTAGATAATTAAGGGGTTCTCCCGCAAAGGACACATGAGAACGAAAGAAAAGTTTGTCTTCATTTCATTCGGGTATAATTCAATATACTCAATCAAAGGAGGCCAACGACCATGAATGACGAACAAACAAAAGGTGCATTTGATCAGGTTAAAGGTGAAACAAAAAAGCAATTTGGAAAATTGACAGACAACGAATCTATGGAAGCGGAAGGTCGTCTAGATAAAGGGAAAGGCAAACTTAAAGAAACTGCCGGAGACCTTAAAGAAGATGTATCACGTGCCTTTAACAATTCTGCACGAGATTAATTTCACTGCAAATCAAAAGCCTTTGCTAAGACAGCAAAGGCTTTTTTTGTGCTATTCAATATGGTTCTTATTTTTTCCCTTCACAAACCGATAGGCAAGATAGGCTATATATAACGGTGTTGCGATGTATATCAGATATGGAAATTGTCCATATGTCCCCTTCCAGATTACAAACAGCAAAGAACCAAGGAAAACGGTCACTATTGTTCCGTACTTTGGAAGTGGAACTTCTTTAAAGCTTGGTATTCTGACCCTGCTAACCATCAGGAAACTCAGGGCTGTAAAGACCACTGTTGTTACGATATTTGGAATCAAGTCCCCGAATAACGTAAGGATTGCCATAATTCCGCCCGCGGCAGTAATCGGGACCCCAATAAAGTAATTTAGTGAGGATTTATCCGTACTTATATTGAACCTGGCGAGTCGATAAGCACCGAACAACGGAAACAGTCCGGCTACCATCAATCCCCATAAGCCAAACTGATAAAAATATGTATAATATACGAGGAACGAAGGTGCAACACCAAAAGTGACTATATCTGCCAGTGAATCTAACTCCTTGCCCAGCTGACTGTCCGCCTTAAGCATTCTCGCCAATCTTCCGTCCATACTGTCGAGCATCATGCCAATCAAAATTAAAATCGCTGCATTGTTGAATTGACCAGTAGCCGCAAATCCAATTGAAAGAAAACCGCAATATAGATTCCCAAGCGTGAACATATTAGGAATCATCTTAGTAAACCGCATCAGTTGTCATCACTCTCCGAAACATTATCTAGTTCTGTATATGCCTATTTTTACCCATGCAACATGAAAAACATGTTTAATATTTAAAAGATTCGCCGAAAATATATTTTAACTATATCATTAATTCACATCCTGAATAGTAGTTAATCATAAAATTTATAAAAGACTGCTATAGAGACCTAAATGAATTTATTAAAAGGGCTGTTAAAATATTTCATCTAATTGTATACTGATTTGGGGTTGATGAATTATGATCAGCAAATATTTGCGAAGACTAAAATTCCTTCTTATAAAATTATTCAGGATTAAAGAGAACGCACATCATGTTTCTCTTGGATTCACGCTGGGTTTTTTAGTACACTTTATTCCATCTTTCGGTATGGGGCCCATCATTTCGACTATAAGCGCAAAGGTTCTCAAAGGGAATCCCTTGGCTGGTTTCATCAGCGGTGTAGCCCTTATATGGCTATTCCCATTTTTATTCTATCTGAATGTTCTAGTCGGAGAGACTCTCTTTCCGTACGGTATCTTTCCCTCTGCTTCAGGAATGCCTTCACACGGGATGGATGCTGGAATTCATTTAGGCGCCGTTTTCTTTATTGGCATGATTATTAATATCCTTTTGTTCGGGTTGATCGTTTACTACCTAGTTTATACTATCATGAAAAAATACCGGCTAAGCTTTCTAAATATAGTAAAGAAATGGGATATAAAAAAATAAAGGAACGGAAAACGCCCATGTTTTCCGTTCCTTATTTTTATCCTTGGATCTCTAGAAACTCTATTAATTCATTGTCAAGGCCCTCATAAAATACAATTTTCTTGCTATCCAGAAAATAAGGACCCTCGACAGGAAACATGTTATGTTCTTTCATTTCCTTGATTTTTTTATCTAGATTATTAACCCTGAAACAAAAATGGATCCTTTCCCTACTGGCTGAGTCTGATTTTTGTTGAAATAGTTCTATTTTGAAACCGCCTTTTTCCAAAAAGATAATATCTTCTTTGCCAAAACGAATGGTTTCACTGTATTGAAAGCCCAGGATATTTTTATAAAAAACTTGCGAAGCCTGCAAATTACCCACTTCGATTCCAATGTGATGGAATTCCATTTCATACTCCCCCTTTTAAAATAAATAGAATCCCAATTAGAATGTTAGTCCAAACTCAATATAGATTTTCACCTTGATCTTCTTTTAAATGATCAAATTAATATCACCGAATTCATGCCAAAGATATTTTTTTCAATTGCCGCAGTATAGGCTTCAAACAGTTCTTTTTCATTTACGAAGGCTGTCAGCATATCCAAATGGCTGGCTTCAGGTTCATGAAATCCTGTAATGATTCCATCCACCAGCTGCAACTGATAATCAGGGGTGATGTATAAATTTGTCCATCCATTAAGAGTTGACTTTGCAGCTGCAGTTTCAAGTGCCCTTACAACTGTCGTGCCTCCTGCTATAATCTTATGTCCTGCAGCCTTTGCCTTAACTATTAGATTCATATCTTCCTGCCGTATACAGTATTCTTCAAAAAGGTCTTCTGGTGAATGAGGATATTCGTCATCAAGCAAATAGCTAAGCCCGGTATGAAGCTGTATATAAATTATTTTGACCCCTTTCTCCTCTAGTTTCCATAACAACTCCCAGCTGAAAGCCCGGCCTGCAGATGGCATTTCTATGGATCCAGGCTGACTAGCAAAAACAGTCTGGTAATAATCCAGATGCCAGGGGTCCTGAATGTATTCATATCTTATTGGTTGGCCGATTGAATAGATAGCTTCCTTTAAGTCAATGCCGTTTAGTGAGAATTGCATAATTTTTAACGGTGATTTAAATACTTCTCCAATCACCTTAGCCTGTAAAGTTTCTGAAAATCTGAAAAGGTCCCCGGTTTTTACATTGGGAAGTGTTGCCAATGCTTCCCATATGGAATCGGTCTTTTTTCTGGCCAGCCTTATTTCTACCTCAGTAGAAATGGTTACTCCGTCCCGAAGCCAGGCAGCCTTCAGGGCAGCGGGAATTGTCCTGCTATTATTCAGTACAAGAACATCGCCTCTGGTTATATAGTTTTCCAGATTAAAAAAGCGGTCGTGACTTACCTTTCCAGTTTCTTTGTGTAATACCATCATTTTCACCTGGTCGCGTCGTAGCCCTCGTCTTTCAGGTGGATGGGAAGCATTAAGATTATTTGGCAGGAAGAATTCATAGGGATTGGCATTTGATTTCGTCTGCATTAAAATCTCCCCCATTCAAATGTTTGTGCTTCAAACCGCTGGCCATGGACCCCTTTGGAGACATCTGAGGCAAGATAAAGAAAAACATCGACCACCTCATTCGGATCAGCTAACTTGTAATTACAGTCCGGAACTGCCAGTGCATGCATTTCTGTATCCATCTCTCCAGGATCGACCATATTTATTCTAATATTTGTTGATTTCAGTTCATCAGCCCATGTTTGGGTCAATCCTTCGACCGCAAACTTCGAAATCCCATATGCTCCCCAGCCAGCGTATCCAACATGGCCAGCTTCTGATGTTACATTTATGATCGCTCCTTCGTTCTGCACAAGCATGGCAGGCAGCACCCTCCTTGTTACCAGAAAGGCGCTAACGCTGTTAACCTTTACGACCTCTGTGAAATCTTCCTCTGGATAATCGAGCAAAAGGGGCATTGGACTAGGACCAAGAATGGATGCATTATTGATTAACACATCAACCCTTCCAAAGGTTTCGAGTGCAAGAGCAACGAATCTTTCAACCTCTCTTGGAATCGAGACATCAGCTGTTACAGCCAGCACCTCGACCCCATACGATAGCGCTTCCTCCCTGACTTTATTAAGTTCAATTGTCCTTCGTGCGCAGATTGCAAGTTTCGCCCCTTCCTTTGCGAATTTTAAGGTCAATGCTTTACCCAGTCCCTGCGTGACACCTGTAATCATAACTACTTTGTTTTTAACCATCTTCAAGTTCCTCCTTGTTTTTTCTTCTTGTCTTTATGATAAGATTTAGAAGAAATTGAATCCTCGTAGAGAAGCTTGAACTTTACTACGACTTTAGTCTAAGTTTTTTGTATTGATGACTTTCAAAACCCTTATTAAAAGCCAAAAAGGCTGCACATTGGCAGCCTTTTTAAAATTCATGTTAAATATCAAGGAGGTATACAATCGCTTCATATGGCCTCAAAGGAATGGAGGATCCATATTCCGGCGGAGATTCATAATTTGCAATCAAGACATGATTTGTCTTATTTTGCAGGTTTGCTGGAAGTGTGAAGCTCTGCTCCTCACCAGTAAAGTTCAAAAGGACAAGTAATTTTTTCGAATCCAATGTTCTTGTATAAACATAAATTCTCTCATCTTCCGGAAGCAGAATGTCATATCTGCCATGGACAATGACTGGGTGCTCTTTCCGTAGTTGGATGAGCTTCCTGTAATAGTGGTAGATAGAATCTTCGTCTTTTACAGCCTGCTTGGCGTTGATTTCTTTATAATTTGGATTGACTTTTATCCAGGGAGTACCTTCCGTGAATCCACCGTGCTTACTATCGTCCCACTGGAATGGAGTTCGGGCATTGTCTCTTCCTTTAACATAAATGGATTCCATAACTTTTGCAGGATCTTCCCCATTTTGATTCACTTTTTCATTATACATATTGAGTGTTTCGATATCCTTGTAGTCATCGATTGAATCAAAGCGAATATTGGTCATTCCGATTTCTTCGCCCTGATAAATGTAAGGAGTTCCCTTTAACATATGCAGGAAAGTAGCCAGCATCTTGGCCGATTCCACACGGTATTGTCCGTCATTTCCAAATCTCGAAACCATTCGCGGCTGGTCATGATTGTTCAGATACAGGCTGTTCCAACCAATATCCTCAAGGCCTGTTTGCCATTTGGTAAAGTTTGTCTTTAAATCAGTAAGCTTGAGAGGCTTAAGATCCCATTTTCCTCCTGGCCCTGAATCAAGGTCAACATGCTCAAATTGGAATACCATATTTACTTCATTTCTGGATTCATCAGTGTAAAGCTTGGCTTGCTCAACATTTACACCCGGCATTTCACCTACTGTCATTACATCATAACCGGCAAGTGCTTCCCTGTTCATTTCCTGCAGGTAATCGTGTATTTTCGGCCCATTCATAAAATACCTGCTGCCTGATACATAGGGTTTCCCTTCAGTATTAGGTGCGTCAGGAAGGCCATCTACTTTCGAAATGAAATTGATAACATCCATCCTGAATCCATCAACGCCCTTGTCCAGCCAGAATTTCATCATGTCATATACTTCTTGGCGAAGTTTAGGGTTCTCCCAGTTCAAATCCGGCTGTTTTTTACTGAATATATGCAAAAAATATTCATCAGTGTTTTCATCATACTGCCATGCTGAACCACTGAATGTTGATTGCCAATTGTTAGGTTCCTTGCCATCTTTACCTGGCTTCCAAATATAATAATCCCGATATGGGTTATCCGTTGATTTCTTAGATTCTACAAACCAATGATGTTCATCCGAACTATGGTTTACGACCAGGTCCATGATCAGCTTCATTCCTCTGTCATGCATTTCTTTTAAAAGAAGCTCCCAATCTGCCATCGTGCCGAAATCATCCATGATGTCCCGATAATCACTGATATCGTATCCATTATCGTCATTAGGTGATTTATAGACAGGTGAAAGCCAGATTACGTCAACACCCAGCGTCTTTAAATAGTCCAGCTTGGATATGATTCCGGGAATATCACCAATTCCATCCCCGTTGGTATCCATAAAGCTGCGAGGGTATATTTGATATATGACAGATTCTTTCCACCAATGCTTTTTCAAAAAAATCACTCCTAGTAAATTCCTTAAGTAAACGTTTACGTCCTTTTTTCGGGGTCATCAAAGCAGGATCTATTTAACTCTATATCCTTTTCACACTTTCGCGCTCTACCACTGAATGAGGCATGATTCGGCTTTCCACTATTATCCCCTTTGACATCATCGTGAAAAGCATTTCTGCCGCAACCTTTCCCATTTGTTCCAATGGCTGGGCTACAGTTGTCAGAGGTGGTATGGCCATTTCTGCAATAGGGAGGTTATCGTACCCAATGATAGACAGTTGGTCTGGTATTTTTATTCCGAGCCTGTACGCGGAAGATACCGCACCCAAAGCGAGGGAATCGCTTGCTGCAAATACAGCGGTTAAATCTGGCGCACTTTTTATGAGATCCGGAAAACTATTAAAGCCATCTTTAAAAGAAAAACCTTTCGAGTGTTTAATATTCTCTTCCTTTATTGACAATTCATGATTAGCAAGGGCTTGTTTATATCCCTCAACCCTTGGCTGACCAGCTATAACATCTTCTATATTTCCGCCAATCATCCCAATCTTCCTGTGCCCCATTTTAACCAAATAATCTGTAGCCGTGAATGCGGCATGCTTGTCATCCACTTTAACGAATGGCAATGGGTACTGATAGGATTCAGTCGAAACAAGAACAACGGGTACTTTCATGGACTTTAGCTGCTTGTAATATTCCTCAGTGATCTTTTCACTGACAAACAGGATTCCGTCCACCCTCTTCTCTGATAGGAGCTCTAAATACTTCATGGTACGCTGTCCTTGAGAGGCTGTATTACAAACAATTACGCTTGAGCCAAGTTCATGAGCCGCCTCTTCAACACCACGCAGAATCTTAGAGGAAAACTGACTGGATACCTCTGGGAAAAGTATACCCAATGTATTTGACTTATTACTGACCAATCCACGGGCAAAAGCATTCGGCATATAGCCAAGCTCTTTAATGGCACGCAAGACCTTTTCTTCTGTTTCCTTAGAGTAACCACTGAGTCCGTTTAGAACACGCGAGACGGTGGCAGTTGAGACAT
The nucleotide sequence above comes from Mesobacillus jeotgali. Encoded proteins:
- a CDS encoding SDR family NAD(P)-dependent oxidoreductase, with the translated sequence MVKNKVVMITGVTQGLGKALTLKFAKEGAKLAICARRTIELNKVREEALSYGVEVLAVTADVSIPREVERFVALALETFGRVDVLINNASILGPSPMPLLLDYPEEDFTEVVKVNSVSAFLVTRRVLPAMLVQNEGAIINVTSEAGHVGYAGWGAYGISKFAVEGLTQTWADELKSTNIRINMVDPGEMDTEMHALAVPDCNYKLADPNEVVDVFLYLASDVSKGVHGQRFEAQTFEWGRF
- a CDS encoding LacI family DNA-binding transcriptional regulator, producing the protein MSYTIKDVAKQANVSTATVSRVLNGLSGYSKETEEKVLRAIKELGYMPNAFARGLVSNKSNTLGILFPEVSSQFSSKILRGVEEAAHELGSSVIVCNTASQGQRTMKYLELLSEKRVDGILFVSEKITEEYYKQLKSMKVPVVLVSTESYQYPLPFVKVDDKHAAFTATDYLVKMGHRKIGMIGGNIEDVIAGQPRVEGYKQALANHELSIKEENIKHSKGFSFKDGFNSFPDLIKSAPDLTAVFAASDSLALGAVSSAYRLGIKIPDQLSIIGYDNLPIAEMAIPPLTTVAQPLEQMGKVAAEMLFTMMSKGIIVESRIMPHSVVERESVKRI
- a CDS encoding CsbD family protein; the encoded protein is MNDEQTKGAFDQVKGETKKQFGKLTDNESMEAEGRLDKGKGKLKETAGDLKEDVSRAFNNSARD
- a CDS encoding glycoside hydrolase family 13 protein gives rise to the protein MKKHWWKESVIYQIYPRSFMDTNGDGIGDIPGIISKLDYLKTLGVDVIWLSPVYKSPNDDNGYDISDYRDIMDDFGTMADWELLLKEMHDRGMKLIMDLVVNHSSDEHHWFVESKKSTDNPYRDYYIWKPGKDGKEPNNWQSTFSGSAWQYDENTDEYFLHIFSKKQPDLNWENPKLRQEVYDMMKFWLDKGVDGFRMDVINFISKVDGLPDAPNTEGKPYVSGSRYFMNGPKIHDYLQEMNREALAGYDVMTVGEMPGVNVEQAKLYTDESRNEVNMVFQFEHVDLDSGPGGKWDLKPLKLTDLKTNFTKWQTGLEDIGWNSLYLNNHDQPRMVSRFGNDGQYRVESAKMLATFLHMLKGTPYIYQGEEIGMTNIRFDSIDDYKDIETLNMYNEKVNQNGEDPAKVMESIYVKGRDNARTPFQWDDSKHGGFTEGTPWIKVNPNYKEINAKQAVKDEDSIYHYYRKLIQLRKEHPVIVHGRYDILLPEDERIYVYTRTLDSKKLLVLLNFTGEEQSFTLPANLQNKTNHVLIANYESPPEYGSSIPLRPYEAIVYLLDI
- the pssA gene encoding CDP-diacylglycerol--serine O-phosphatidyltransferase, which codes for MRFTKMIPNMFTLGNLYCGFLSIGFAATGQFNNAAILILIGMMLDSMDGRLARMLKADSQLGKELDSLADIVTFGVAPSFLVYYTYFYQFGLWGLMVAGLFPLFGAYRLARFNISTDKSSLNYFIGVPITAAGGIMAILTLFGDLIPNIVTTVVFTALSFLMVSRVRIPSFKEVPLPKYGTIVTVFLGSLLFVIWKGTYGQFPYLIYIATPLYIAYLAYRFVKGKNKNHIE
- a CDS encoding VOC family protein, producing MEFHHIGIEVGNLQASQVFYKNILGFQYSETIRFGKEDIIFLEKGGFKIELFQQKSDSASRERIHFCFRVNNLDKKIKEMKEHNMFPVEGPYFLDSKKIVFYEGLDNELIEFLEIQG
- a CDS encoding S-adenosylmethionine:tRNA ribosyltransferase-isomerase, with the protein product MQTKSNANPYEFFLPNNLNASHPPERRGLRRDQVKMMVLHKETGKVSHDRFFNLENYITRGDVLVLNNSRTIPAALKAAWLRDGVTISTEVEIRLARKKTDSIWEALATLPNVKTGDLFRFSETLQAKVIGEVFKSPLKIMQFSLNGIDLKEAIYSIGQPIRYEYIQDPWHLDYYQTVFASQPGSIEMPSAGRAFSWELLWKLEEKGVKIIYIQLHTGLSYLLDDEYPHSPEDLFEEYCIRQEDMNLIVKAKAAGHKIIAGGTTVVRALETAAAKSTLNGWTNLYITPDYQLQLVDGIITGFHEPEASHLDMLTAFVNEKELFEAYTAAIEKNIFGMNSVILI
- a CDS encoding DUF2062 domain-containing protein, translated to MISKYLRRLKFLLIKLFRIKENAHHVSLGFTLGFLVHFIPSFGMGPIISTISAKVLKGNPLAGFISGVALIWLFPFLFYLNVLVGETLFPYGIFPSASGMPSHGMDAGIHLGAVFFIGMIINILLFGLIVYYLVYTIMKKYRLSFLNIVKKWDIKK